In one Zobellia galactanivorans genomic region, the following are encoded:
- a CDS encoding GNAT family N-acetyltransferase, whose product MEIVPFNPLYASAFRDLNLKWIEEFFAVEPLDTYLLENCEASIIDKGGYIFFAKKENDIVGCCALLPAGPTTFELGKMAVDPNYRGHKIGQKLLSHVLDFSKKKSLRRLILYSNTKLNNALHIYKKFGFVEVPIEENLEYTRSNIKMQLTL is encoded by the coding sequence ATGGAAATAGTACCTTTTAATCCTCTGTACGCCTCGGCATTTAGGGACTTGAACCTGAAATGGATCGAAGAGTTTTTTGCGGTAGAACCGCTGGATACCTATTTATTGGAAAACTGCGAAGCAAGCATAATCGATAAAGGAGGTTACATCTTTTTTGCAAAAAAGGAAAACGATATCGTAGGGTGTTGTGCATTACTTCCTGCCGGCCCCACTACCTTTGAATTGGGAAAAATGGCAGTAGATCCCAACTATCGCGGTCATAAAATTGGACAAAAACTCTTGTCGCATGTATTGGACTTCTCAAAGAAAAAGTCCTTGCGCCGTTTGATTCTATATTCAAACACCAAATTGAACAACGCCCTGCACATCTATAAAAAGTTTGGTTTTGTAGAAGTTCCCATTGAAGAAAACCTTGAATACACACGAAGCAATATTAAAATGCAATTAACCCTATAA